A genome region from Macaca nemestrina isolate mMacNem1 chromosome 20, mMacNem.hap1, whole genome shotgun sequence includes the following:
- the LOC105478595 gene encoding neuronal PAS domain-containing protein 1 isoform X4 — protein sequence MAAPYPGSGGGSEVKCVGGRGASVPWDFLPGLMVKAPSGPCLQAQRKEKSRNAARSRRGKENLEFFELAKLLPLPGAISSQLDKASIVRLSVTYLRLRRFAALGAPPWGLRAAGPPAGLGPGRRGPAALVSEVFEQHLGGHILQSLDGFVFALNQEGKFLYISETVSIYLGLSQVEMTGSSVFDYIHPGDHSEVLEQLGLRTPTPGPPTPPSVSSSSSSSSSSLADTPEIEASLTKVPPSSLVQERSFFVRMKSTLTKRGLHVKASGYKVIHVTGRLRAHALGLVALGHTLPPAPLAELPLHGHMIVFRLSLGLTILACESRVSDHMDLGPSELVGRSCYQFVHGQDATRIRQSHVDLLDKGQVMTGYYRWLRRAGGFVWLQSVATVAGSGKSPGEHHVLWVSHVLSQAEGGQTPLDAFQLPASVACEEASSPGPEPTELEPPTEGKQAAPAENEVPQTQGKRIKVEPSPRETKGSEDSGDEDPSGHPATPRPEFTSVIRAGVLKQDPVRPWGLAPPGDPPPALLHAGFLPPVVRGLCTPGTIRYGPAELGLVYPHLQRLGPGPALPEAFYPPLGLPYPGPAGTRLPRKGD from the exons ATGGCGGCCCCCTATCCCGGCAGTGGCGGCGGAAGCGAGGTCAAATGCGTGGGAGGCCGCGGCGCCAGCGTCCCGTGGGACTTTCTACCCGGGCTGATGGTCAAGGCGCCGTCCGGACCATG CCTGCAGGCGCAGCGCAAGGAGAAGTCCCGGAACGCGGCGCGCTCGCGGCGCGGGAAAGAGAACCTGGAGTTCTTCGAGCTGGCCAAGCTTCTCCCGCTGCCCGGCGCCATCTCGAGCCAGCTGGACAAGGCTTCCATCGTGCGCCTCAGCGTCACCTACCTCCGCCTGCGCCGGTTCGCCGCGCTGGGGGCGCCGCCCTGGGGGCTGAGAGCCGCGGGGCCGCCAGCTGGCCTCG GCCCAGGCCGCCGCGGCCCCGCAGCGCTGGTCTCCGAAGTCTTCGAGCAGCACCTGGGAGGTCACATCTTGCAG TCCCTGGATGGCTTTGTGTTCGCCTTGAACCAGGAAGGAAAATTCCTCTACATCTCAGAGACAGTCTCCATCTATCTGGGTCTCTCACAG GTGGAGATGACGGGCAGCAGCGTCTTCGACTACATTCACCCTGGGGACCACTCGGAGGTGCTGGAGCAACTGGGGCTGCGGACCCCGACCCCAGGCCCCCCAACCCCGCCCTCcgtctcctcctcttcctcctcctcttcctcttcgcTTGCGGATACCCCCGAGATCG AGGCCAGCCTCACCAAGGTGCCCCCCTCCTCCCTGGTCCAGGAGCGCTCCTTCTTTGTCCGCATGAAATCCACGCTCACCAAAAGGGGGCTGCACGTCAAGGCCTCGGGGTACAAG GTCATCCACGTGACTGGACGCCTTCGGGCCCACGCCCTGGGCCTTGTGGCCCTCGGGCACACGTTGCCCCCGGCCCCCCTGGCTGAGCTGCCACTCCACGGACACATGATCGTATTCCGTCTCAGCCTGGGTCTCACCATCCTTGCCTGTGAGAGCAG AGTCAGCGACCACATGGACCTGGGGCCCTCAGAGCTGGTGGGCCGCAGCTGCTACCAGTTCGTCCATGGACAGGACGCCACCAGGATCCGCCAGAGCCATGTGGACT tgcTGGACAAGGGTCAGGTGATGACCGGTTACTACCGTTGGCTGCGGCGCGCCGGGGGCTTCGTGTGGCTGCAATCCGTGGCCACGGTGGCCGGGAGCGGGAAGAGCCCCGGGGAGCACCATGTGCTTTGGGTCAGCCACGTGCTCAG CCAAGCCGAGGGTGGCCAAACTCCTTTGGATGCCTTCCAGCTTCCAGCCAGCGTGGCCTGTGAGGAAGCATCCAGCCCGGGGCCAGAGCCCACAG AGCTAGAGCCTCCGACTGAAGGGAAGCAGGCTGCCCCGGCGGAGAACGAGGTCCCCCAGACCCAGGGCAAACGCATCAAAGTGGAGCCCAGCCCGAGGGAAACCAAAGGCTCAGAGGACAGTGGCGACGAGGATCCCTCCGGCCACCCGGCCACCCCGCGGCCCGAGTTCACCTCTGTCATCCGGGCAGGGGTCCTGAAGCAGGATCCGGTGCGGCCATGGGGCCTGGCGCCTCCCGGGGACCCCCCGCCCGCCCTCCTGCACGCAGGCTTCCTGCCACCGGTAGTGCGAGGTCTGTGCACGCCCGGCACCATCCGCTACGGCCCCGCGGAGCTGGGCCTGGTGTATCCGCACCTGCAGAGGCTGGGTCCGGGCCCCGCGCTCCCGGAGGCCTTTTACCCGCCCCTGGGCCTGCCCTACCCGGGGCCCGCGGGCACCAGGCTGCCGCGGAAGGGGGACTGA
- the LOC105478595 gene encoding neuronal PAS domain-containing protein 1 isoform X3, with the protein MAAPYPGSGGGSEVKCVGGRGASVPWDFLPGLMVKAPSGPCLQAQRKEKSRNAARSRRGKENLEFFELAKLLPLPGAISSQLDKASIVRLSVTYLRLRRFAALGAPPWGLRAAGPPAGLGPGRRGPAALVSEVFEQHLGGHILQSLDGFVFALNQEGKFLYISETVSIYLGLSQVEMTGSSVFDYIHPGDHSEVLEQLGLRTPTPGPPTPPSVSSSSSSSSSSLADTPEIEASLTKVPPSSLVQERSFFVRMKSTLTKRGLHVKASGYKQVIHVTGRLRAHALGLVALGHTLPPAPLAELPLHGHMIVFRLSLGLTILACESRVSDHMDLGPSELVGRSCYQFVHGQDATRIRQSHVDLLDKGQVMTGYYRWLRRAGGFVWLQSVATVAGSGKSPGEHHVLWVSHVLSQAEGGQTPLDAFQLPASVACEEASSPGPEPTELEPPTEGKQAAPAENEVPQTQGKRIKVEPSPRETKGSEDSGDEDPSGHPATPRPEFTSVIRAGVLKQDPVRPWGLAPPGDPPPALLHAGFLPPVVRGLCTPGTIRYGPAELGLVYPHLQRLGPGPALPEAFYPPLGLPYPGPAGTRLPRKGD; encoded by the exons ATGGCGGCCCCCTATCCCGGCAGTGGCGGCGGAAGCGAGGTCAAATGCGTGGGAGGCCGCGGCGCCAGCGTCCCGTGGGACTTTCTACCCGGGCTGATGGTCAAGGCGCCGTCCGGACCATG CCTGCAGGCGCAGCGCAAGGAGAAGTCCCGGAACGCGGCGCGCTCGCGGCGCGGGAAAGAGAACCTGGAGTTCTTCGAGCTGGCCAAGCTTCTCCCGCTGCCCGGCGCCATCTCGAGCCAGCTGGACAAGGCTTCCATCGTGCGCCTCAGCGTCACCTACCTCCGCCTGCGCCGGTTCGCCGCGCTGGGGGCGCCGCCCTGGGGGCTGAGAGCCGCGGGGCCGCCAGCTGGCCTCG GCCCAGGCCGCCGCGGCCCCGCAGCGCTGGTCTCCGAAGTCTTCGAGCAGCACCTGGGAGGTCACATCTTGCAG TCCCTGGATGGCTTTGTGTTCGCCTTGAACCAGGAAGGAAAATTCCTCTACATCTCAGAGACAGTCTCCATCTATCTGGGTCTCTCACAG GTGGAGATGACGGGCAGCAGCGTCTTCGACTACATTCACCCTGGGGACCACTCGGAGGTGCTGGAGCAACTGGGGCTGCGGACCCCGACCCCAGGCCCCCCAACCCCGCCCTCcgtctcctcctcttcctcctcctcttcctcttcgcTTGCGGATACCCCCGAGATCG AGGCCAGCCTCACCAAGGTGCCCCCCTCCTCCCTGGTCCAGGAGCGCTCCTTCTTTGTCCGCATGAAATCCACGCTCACCAAAAGGGGGCTGCACGTCAAGGCCTCGGGGTACAAG CAGGTCATCCACGTGACTGGACGCCTTCGGGCCCACGCCCTGGGCCTTGTGGCCCTCGGGCACACGTTGCCCCCGGCCCCCCTGGCTGAGCTGCCACTCCACGGACACATGATCGTATTCCGTCTCAGCCTGGGTCTCACCATCCTTGCCTGTGAGAGCAG AGTCAGCGACCACATGGACCTGGGGCCCTCAGAGCTGGTGGGCCGCAGCTGCTACCAGTTCGTCCATGGACAGGACGCCACCAGGATCCGCCAGAGCCATGTGGACT tgcTGGACAAGGGTCAGGTGATGACCGGTTACTACCGTTGGCTGCGGCGCGCCGGGGGCTTCGTGTGGCTGCAATCCGTGGCCACGGTGGCCGGGAGCGGGAAGAGCCCCGGGGAGCACCATGTGCTTTGGGTCAGCCACGTGCTCAG CCAAGCCGAGGGTGGCCAAACTCCTTTGGATGCCTTCCAGCTTCCAGCCAGCGTGGCCTGTGAGGAAGCATCCAGCCCGGGGCCAGAGCCCACAG AGCTAGAGCCTCCGACTGAAGGGAAGCAGGCTGCCCCGGCGGAGAACGAGGTCCCCCAGACCCAGGGCAAACGCATCAAAGTGGAGCCCAGCCCGAGGGAAACCAAAGGCTCAGAGGACAGTGGCGACGAGGATCCCTCCGGCCACCCGGCCACCCCGCGGCCCGAGTTCACCTCTGTCATCCGGGCAGGGGTCCTGAAGCAGGATCCGGTGCGGCCATGGGGCCTGGCGCCTCCCGGGGACCCCCCGCCCGCCCTCCTGCACGCAGGCTTCCTGCCACCGGTAGTGCGAGGTCTGTGCACGCCCGGCACCATCCGCTACGGCCCCGCGGAGCTGGGCCTGGTGTATCCGCACCTGCAGAGGCTGGGTCCGGGCCCCGCGCTCCCGGAGGCCTTTTACCCGCCCCTGGGCCTGCCCTACCCGGGGCCCGCGGGCACCAGGCTGCCGCGGAAGGGGGACTGA
- the LOC105478595 gene encoding neuronal PAS domain-containing protein 1 isoform X2, which translates to MAAPYPGSGGGSEVKCVGGRGASVPWDFLPGLMVKAPSGPCLQAQRKEKSRNAARSRRGKENLEFFELAKLLPLPGAISSQLDKASIVRLSVTYLRLRRFAALGAPPWGLRAAGPPAGLGPGRRGPAALVSEVFEQHLGGHILQSLDGFVFALNQEGKFLYISETVSIYLGLSQVEMTGSSVFDYIHPGDHSEVLEQLGLRTPTPGPPTPPSVSSSSSSSSSSLADTPEIGPHNLPSLSVPEASLTKVPPSSLVQERSFFVRMKSTLTKRGLHVKASGYKVIHVTGRLRAHALGLVALGHTLPPAPLAELPLHGHMIVFRLSLGLTILACESRVSDHMDLGPSELVGRSCYQFVHGQDATRIRQSHVDLLDKGQVMTGYYRWLRRAGGFVWLQSVATVAGSGKSPGEHHVLWVSHVLSQAEGGQTPLDAFQLPASVACEEASSPGPEPTELEPPTEGKQAAPAENEVPQTQGKRIKVEPSPRETKGSEDSGDEDPSGHPATPRPEFTSVIRAGVLKQDPVRPWGLAPPGDPPPALLHAGFLPPVVRGLCTPGTIRYGPAELGLVYPHLQRLGPGPALPEAFYPPLGLPYPGPAGTRLPRKGD; encoded by the exons ATGGCGGCCCCCTATCCCGGCAGTGGCGGCGGAAGCGAGGTCAAATGCGTGGGAGGCCGCGGCGCCAGCGTCCCGTGGGACTTTCTACCCGGGCTGATGGTCAAGGCGCCGTCCGGACCATG CCTGCAGGCGCAGCGCAAGGAGAAGTCCCGGAACGCGGCGCGCTCGCGGCGCGGGAAAGAGAACCTGGAGTTCTTCGAGCTGGCCAAGCTTCTCCCGCTGCCCGGCGCCATCTCGAGCCAGCTGGACAAGGCTTCCATCGTGCGCCTCAGCGTCACCTACCTCCGCCTGCGCCGGTTCGCCGCGCTGGGGGCGCCGCCCTGGGGGCTGAGAGCCGCGGGGCCGCCAGCTGGCCTCG GCCCAGGCCGCCGCGGCCCCGCAGCGCTGGTCTCCGAAGTCTTCGAGCAGCACCTGGGAGGTCACATCTTGCAG TCCCTGGATGGCTTTGTGTTCGCCTTGAACCAGGAAGGAAAATTCCTCTACATCTCAGAGACAGTCTCCATCTATCTGGGTCTCTCACAG GTGGAGATGACGGGCAGCAGCGTCTTCGACTACATTCACCCTGGGGACCACTCGGAGGTGCTGGAGCAACTGGGGCTGCGGACCCCGACCCCAGGCCCCCCAACCCCGCCCTCcgtctcctcctcttcctcctcctcttcctcttcgcTTGCGGATACCCCCGAGATCG GACCCCATAACCTTCCTTCGCTCTCTGTCCCAGAGGCCAGCCTCACCAAGGTGCCCCCCTCCTCCCTGGTCCAGGAGCGCTCCTTCTTTGTCCGCATGAAATCCACGCTCACCAAAAGGGGGCTGCACGTCAAGGCCTCGGGGTACAAG GTCATCCACGTGACTGGACGCCTTCGGGCCCACGCCCTGGGCCTTGTGGCCCTCGGGCACACGTTGCCCCCGGCCCCCCTGGCTGAGCTGCCACTCCACGGACACATGATCGTATTCCGTCTCAGCCTGGGTCTCACCATCCTTGCCTGTGAGAGCAG AGTCAGCGACCACATGGACCTGGGGCCCTCAGAGCTGGTGGGCCGCAGCTGCTACCAGTTCGTCCATGGACAGGACGCCACCAGGATCCGCCAGAGCCATGTGGACT tgcTGGACAAGGGTCAGGTGATGACCGGTTACTACCGTTGGCTGCGGCGCGCCGGGGGCTTCGTGTGGCTGCAATCCGTGGCCACGGTGGCCGGGAGCGGGAAGAGCCCCGGGGAGCACCATGTGCTTTGGGTCAGCCACGTGCTCAG CCAAGCCGAGGGTGGCCAAACTCCTTTGGATGCCTTCCAGCTTCCAGCCAGCGTGGCCTGTGAGGAAGCATCCAGCCCGGGGCCAGAGCCCACAG AGCTAGAGCCTCCGACTGAAGGGAAGCAGGCTGCCCCGGCGGAGAACGAGGTCCCCCAGACCCAGGGCAAACGCATCAAAGTGGAGCCCAGCCCGAGGGAAACCAAAGGCTCAGAGGACAGTGGCGACGAGGATCCCTCCGGCCACCCGGCCACCCCGCGGCCCGAGTTCACCTCTGTCATCCGGGCAGGGGTCCTGAAGCAGGATCCGGTGCGGCCATGGGGCCTGGCGCCTCCCGGGGACCCCCCGCCCGCCCTCCTGCACGCAGGCTTCCTGCCACCGGTAGTGCGAGGTCTGTGCACGCCCGGCACCATCCGCTACGGCCCCGCGGAGCTGGGCCTGGTGTATCCGCACCTGCAGAGGCTGGGTCCGGGCCCCGCGCTCCCGGAGGCCTTTTACCCGCCCCTGGGCCTGCCCTACCCGGGGCCCGCGGGCACCAGGCTGCCGCGGAAGGGGGACTGA
- the LOC105478595 gene encoding neuronal PAS domain-containing protein 1 isoform X1: MAAPYPGSGGGSEVKCVGGRGASVPWDFLPGLMVKAPSGPCLQAQRKEKSRNAARSRRGKENLEFFELAKLLPLPGAISSQLDKASIVRLSVTYLRLRRFAALGAPPWGLRAAGPPAGLGPGRRGPAALVSEVFEQHLGGHILQSLDGFVFALNQEGKFLYISETVSIYLGLSQVEMTGSSVFDYIHPGDHSEVLEQLGLRTPTPGPPTPPSVSSSSSSSSSSLADTPEIGPHNLPSLSVPEASLTKVPPSSLVQERSFFVRMKSTLTKRGLHVKASGYKQVIHVTGRLRAHALGLVALGHTLPPAPLAELPLHGHMIVFRLSLGLTILACESRVSDHMDLGPSELVGRSCYQFVHGQDATRIRQSHVDLLDKGQVMTGYYRWLRRAGGFVWLQSVATVAGSGKSPGEHHVLWVSHVLSQAEGGQTPLDAFQLPASVACEEASSPGPEPTELEPPTEGKQAAPAENEVPQTQGKRIKVEPSPRETKGSEDSGDEDPSGHPATPRPEFTSVIRAGVLKQDPVRPWGLAPPGDPPPALLHAGFLPPVVRGLCTPGTIRYGPAELGLVYPHLQRLGPGPALPEAFYPPLGLPYPGPAGTRLPRKGD; the protein is encoded by the exons ATGGCGGCCCCCTATCCCGGCAGTGGCGGCGGAAGCGAGGTCAAATGCGTGGGAGGCCGCGGCGCCAGCGTCCCGTGGGACTTTCTACCCGGGCTGATGGTCAAGGCGCCGTCCGGACCATG CCTGCAGGCGCAGCGCAAGGAGAAGTCCCGGAACGCGGCGCGCTCGCGGCGCGGGAAAGAGAACCTGGAGTTCTTCGAGCTGGCCAAGCTTCTCCCGCTGCCCGGCGCCATCTCGAGCCAGCTGGACAAGGCTTCCATCGTGCGCCTCAGCGTCACCTACCTCCGCCTGCGCCGGTTCGCCGCGCTGGGGGCGCCGCCCTGGGGGCTGAGAGCCGCGGGGCCGCCAGCTGGCCTCG GCCCAGGCCGCCGCGGCCCCGCAGCGCTGGTCTCCGAAGTCTTCGAGCAGCACCTGGGAGGTCACATCTTGCAG TCCCTGGATGGCTTTGTGTTCGCCTTGAACCAGGAAGGAAAATTCCTCTACATCTCAGAGACAGTCTCCATCTATCTGGGTCTCTCACAG GTGGAGATGACGGGCAGCAGCGTCTTCGACTACATTCACCCTGGGGACCACTCGGAGGTGCTGGAGCAACTGGGGCTGCGGACCCCGACCCCAGGCCCCCCAACCCCGCCCTCcgtctcctcctcttcctcctcctcttcctcttcgcTTGCGGATACCCCCGAGATCG GACCCCATAACCTTCCTTCGCTCTCTGTCCCAGAGGCCAGCCTCACCAAGGTGCCCCCCTCCTCCCTGGTCCAGGAGCGCTCCTTCTTTGTCCGCATGAAATCCACGCTCACCAAAAGGGGGCTGCACGTCAAGGCCTCGGGGTACAAG CAGGTCATCCACGTGACTGGACGCCTTCGGGCCCACGCCCTGGGCCTTGTGGCCCTCGGGCACACGTTGCCCCCGGCCCCCCTGGCTGAGCTGCCACTCCACGGACACATGATCGTATTCCGTCTCAGCCTGGGTCTCACCATCCTTGCCTGTGAGAGCAG AGTCAGCGACCACATGGACCTGGGGCCCTCAGAGCTGGTGGGCCGCAGCTGCTACCAGTTCGTCCATGGACAGGACGCCACCAGGATCCGCCAGAGCCATGTGGACT tgcTGGACAAGGGTCAGGTGATGACCGGTTACTACCGTTGGCTGCGGCGCGCCGGGGGCTTCGTGTGGCTGCAATCCGTGGCCACGGTGGCCGGGAGCGGGAAGAGCCCCGGGGAGCACCATGTGCTTTGGGTCAGCCACGTGCTCAG CCAAGCCGAGGGTGGCCAAACTCCTTTGGATGCCTTCCAGCTTCCAGCCAGCGTGGCCTGTGAGGAAGCATCCAGCCCGGGGCCAGAGCCCACAG AGCTAGAGCCTCCGACTGAAGGGAAGCAGGCTGCCCCGGCGGAGAACGAGGTCCCCCAGACCCAGGGCAAACGCATCAAAGTGGAGCCCAGCCCGAGGGAAACCAAAGGCTCAGAGGACAGTGGCGACGAGGATCCCTCCGGCCACCCGGCCACCCCGCGGCCCGAGTTCACCTCTGTCATCCGGGCAGGGGTCCTGAAGCAGGATCCGGTGCGGCCATGGGGCCTGGCGCCTCCCGGGGACCCCCCGCCCGCCCTCCTGCACGCAGGCTTCCTGCCACCGGTAGTGCGAGGTCTGTGCACGCCCGGCACCATCCGCTACGGCCCCGCGGAGCTGGGCCTGGTGTATCCGCACCTGCAGAGGCTGGGTCCGGGCCCCGCGCTCCCGGAGGCCTTTTACCCGCCCCTGGGCCTGCCCTACCCGGGGCCCGCGGGCACCAGGCTGCCGCGGAAGGGGGACTGA
- the LOC105478596 gene encoding transmembrane protein 160, with amino-acid sequence MGGGWWWARAARLARLRFRRSLLPPQRPRSGGARGSFSPGHGPRAGASPPPVSELDRADAWLLRKAHETAFLSWFRNGLLASGIGVISFMQSDMGREAAYGFFLLGGLCVVWGSASYAVGLAALRGPMQLTLGGAAVGVGTVLAASLLWACAVGLYMGQLELDVELVPEDDGTASTEGPDEAGRPPPE; translated from the exons ATGGGAGGCGGCTGGTGGTGGGCTCGGGCCGCTCGCCTCGCCCGTCTCCGCTTCCGGAGGTCGCTACTGCCGCCTCAGCGGCCCCGGAGCGGGGGCGCCCGGGGGTCCTTCTCCCCCGGCCACGGTCCCCGCGCCGGGGCTTCGCCGCCCCCAGTGTCCGAGCTGGACCGTGCGGACGCCTGGCTCCTCCGAAAGGCGCACGAGACAG cctttCTCTCCTGGTTCCGAAATGGCCTCCTGGCATCGGGCATCGGAGTCATCTCCTTCATGCAGAGTGACATGGGTCGCGAAGCAGCATATG GCTTCTTCCTGCTGGGCGGCCTGTGCGTGGTGTGGGGCAGTGCCTCGTACGCGGTGGGCCTGGCGGCGCTGCGAGGGCCCATGCAGCTGACGCTGGGGGGCGCGGCCGTGGGCGTGGGCACCGTGCTTGCCGCCAGCCTGCTCTGGGCGTGCGCAGTGGGCCTCTACATGGGGCAGCTGGAGCTGGACGTGGAGCTGGTGCCCGAGGACGACGGGACGGCCTCCACAGAAGGCCCTGATGAGGCGGGTCGGCCGCCACCCGAGTGA